The Microcystis aeruginosa NIES-843 sequence AAACCATCAGTAAATCTGATTTTACGTCGATTATCAGATAGTTTGTAGCCCGTTAGTTTGTATTCAACCGAACGGCTATGCTTTTTGAACCGAGGAAAACATTTTTTCCCTGGTATCTGGGCATCGACAATTCTGGTAAAACCGATTAATTGATTGCCAGGCTCTATCAGCAGCCGATTGACGAGCTTGAGAGTTTAATTTATTAACCCAAGGTGTTTCTTTGTTGTCTGCTAGTACAGCACAAAGTTTTTGGAGATCATTGCGGGTTGTCCCCTTATTGTCCATCCAATAACGAACACAAGAGTTACGCACAAACTGAGAAGTTCTGATAGCTTCATCAAGCTGGTGATATTGCTCTGGGGTTCCGTTTTTTAGCTTTGCTTCTACGACTAGCATCTAACAATTCTCGACCATTGGCTAAATTAAATATAACACAGTTTACCCACAGATGATGGAATTAAACCGATGCTACGCGGTTGATATTCTGGTCGGATTTCATCCCCCGCAAAGGTGAGTATCTTGTCAAAAAATGTAGCGGGGGCATTCATCCGACATTTTCGGTAATAGTTTCCTATAATTAGGATTTTATCTCTAGTGGGACTTAGACAAAAAACAAATCGAGAAAAGCCTCAACTCCAATCCCCGCTTGGGATTTACTTCGAGAAGCCCAAAATCGCTGAAACCCAGATATATCAAGGAAAATCATCAATCGAGGTTAACCCTTTGTCCCGTAATGGTTTGAGCCTTTTTTGCTGACCGAAAACGCCTAAGTCCCACTAGAAAAGTCCCTGTTTACTTAATAAAGAAACTTGGACAAATTTATATAATAATGCTTGGTAGTGAAGCTTCTCAATAATTGATTCCCCATGACTTGGTTATATAAAACCCCCGGTATTCCCGATGAATTGTTTGAACGTTTGCCTGGGATTCCCTTGAGTAAACGCGAGGTGAGATTATTGATGATTTCCGCTTTGAGGTTAGGTGATGGGGGGGTTTTCTGGGATATCGGGGCGGGAACCGGCACTATTCCCGTTGAAATTGGCTTATTATGCCCCAATAGTCCGATTATTGCCATTGAAAGGGATGAAGAAGTGGCGAGTTTAATCCGCCGTAATTGCGATCGCTTCGGGGTAAAAAATGTTACAGTTTTTGAAGGCAGCGCGCCCGATTGTCTGCCCAATATATCCCTAGCACCCGATCGCGTCTGTATCGAGGGCGGCAAACCGATTAAATCGGTTCTGCAAGAAGTGTGGCAATACCTGAAACCCAACGGCCGCATCGTGGCTACGGCCAATAATTTAGAAACCCTCTATCAATTTTCCGAAGGCTTTTCTAATTTACAGGCGCGTAATATCGAGATCGTACAAGCGGCAGTAAATCGCCTAGAAACTAGGGGTATTCACCAAGTTTTTGCCGCCGTTGATCCCATGTTCATCCTGAGTGGCGATAAACTTTAATTGGGGATAACCTTCCATAAAGTTTTCTTAATCTATATAA is a genomic window containing:
- the cbiT gene encoding precorrin-6Y C5,15-methyltransferase subunit CbiT; this translates as MTWLYKTPGIPDELFERLPGIPLSKREVRLLMISALRLGDGGVFWDIGAGTGTIPVEIGLLCPNSPIIAIERDEEVASLIRRNCDRFGVKNVTVFEGSAPDCLPNISLAPDRVCIEGGKPIKSVLQEVWQYLKPNGRIVATANNLETLYQFSEGFSNLQARNIEIVQAAVNRLETRGIHQVFAAVDPMFILSGDKL